The Planctellipticum variicoloris DNA window TCGCGGCCGGCGAGGATGTTCTTGACCGTCTCGCGAGACTCGACCACTGTCCGGATCGCCTCGTCCGTGACGTTCTCCTCATGCTTGAGGTAACGGGGCGAAACGAGCGGAACCGTTTCCCGAACATTCAGATCCTGAAGGGGTTGCATCAAGAAACTCGTCGCGCAGGCGTTGGGGGAGGGAGGGTGCGGCGACCACGACCGCCCTCGAAACGAGACACCAGCAGTCAGCCCCGCGTTCGCCGGGTACCGTGGTCCTCAGGCGAAAGTATACGGGGCGGGGCGAGCGGTTGCCATGCGGGGGGGGTGTCAGCGCCCCTTCGCAAGATGCGGGAGTCGCGTCCAGGTTCAAGCAGGCAGCAGCCCATTCAGACTCGCAACGGAAGGTACACCACCACCCGATCCCGAATCTCGTCGATCGACATCTGCTCTGAGATCAGCAAGAGATCGTCGATGGCCCCTCCCACGGACTGCTCGTTCGTTGCCACAATCAGGCCGGGACACGGTTGCCCCGCCATCAGCAGTTCGAAAGCAAGACCCACCATCGCATTTCGGTCGTTGGTGATCAGAACGCGATTCTCAGCCGACGCCCATGCCCGCACTTCGCGGTCGGACGCGCCCTCGTCAAGCGAGTCCAACACGCGAATCAGATCGATGCCGGATTGGCGACGACGCAGCCCACGAATCAGATCGCCATTCACGTCCGCGTCACTGGCCAGACGCAGCATGGTCCTCCTCCGGAGCACCGCGGCGTCCTTCCAATGCGGTTCGCGAAACCGGAGGATGCGCCGTCTCGATGTGACCGCGCAGGACTTCAGCCTCCGTCGCTCGCCGCGTCAAATAGGCCTGCGTTTTCTCGCGATTCCGCAGGTAGTAACCGATCGCGGAATATGCGTCCGCGAGCGGCAGCGTGTCATAATTGCGGACGATGTCTTCGGGCGTCTGACCGTTCTCGTAACACTCGACAACCAGATCCAGGCTGATCCGGCTCCTGCCGATTCGGACGACGCCGCCTTCATTGTCCCGGAGCAGATCGGCCGGCAGGAGATCGCTTCCGATCCCGTTCTCAGTTTCGCCGTCGTGCATGCAGCACCTCCCGCGCATCGATTGGACGGACATTGTCTGCCTCGAGCGTCAGTACCGCGACCGTCGCTCCGTCCCCCTCGACGAACTCCACCTCGTACGCCTCTCCCCGGCCATAGACGTGGACCACCGTTCCCACATCCCCCTCGCGCAGTCCGTCGGCCGGGCGAACTTGGTTGAGGACAACGAGAGAATGCGCCGCAATCATTCGTTCACCTCGACGTAGGCGAACCCAAAGTCATCGCGCGTTACGGATCCCCTCAACTCATATTGTACACTCTCCTGTCCGTCGTTCCACAATTTCAACTTGGCCAATTCCCCTTGTCAGAGATCCACAGCCCCGACTTCTCCGTTATCATGGCAAATTCCCCCCGACAAACTCGCATTCACATTTCCCGGGCAGCCCCTCAGATGCTCTGCGAACACTGCCAATCCGAACTTCCTTCGGGCGCCACAAACTGCCCCGACTGCGGCGCCCCCGCTCCCAAAGGCGGACCCGGTGCCGCCGACGACTGGCAGGCCGAAGTCCAACGCCTCATGGCCACCGGCCAGAAAATCGAAGCCATCAAAGTCTTCCGCGAAGCCACCGGCGTCGGACTCGCTGAAGCGAAAGCCGCCGTCGAAGCCGGTTTGAGCGAAGTCCAGGCGCCGCCCGCCCTCTCCCACCCCCCCGAACAGTTCGAACAGGAAATCGTCCGCCGGTTGACGGCCGACGGGATGATCTCGACGATCAAGTGGGTCCGCGAGCAGACCCGCATGGGACTCAAGGACTCCAAAGACCTCGTCGACCAGATCGCCGCGAAGAACGGTGTGACCGCCAAAGCTGGCGGCTGCTTCGGCCTGGCGCTCCTGGCCGTCACGGTGAGCGCGACCGCCGCGGGTCTCGGTCTGGCGTTGCTGGTGCAGGGATGAGCATGGACCTCGATCGACCGGATCAGTTGCTGCAGCCGCACGCTCGCTGGATGTACGCCGCACTCGACCTCGCCCAGCAGGCCTTTCTCGAAGGGGAAGTTCCCGTCGGCGCGGTGATCGTCCACGAAGAGCGGATCATCGGCGCCGCCTATAACCAGCGGGAACAGCTCAAAGATCCCACCGCCCACGCCGAGATGGTCGCCATCACCCAGGCGGCCGAGGCTCTCGGCTCCTGGCGGCTCCTCGACTGCACGCTTTACTGCACCCTCGAACCCTGCCCGATGTGCGCCGGGGCCATCGTCCAGGCCCGCATTCCCACTGTCGTCTACGGCACGACCGATCTCAAAGCGGGCGCCTGCCACTCCCTCTACCAGATCACCAGCGACCCCCGGCTGAACCACCGGGCGACGGTCCTGGCCGGCGTCCTGCAGGAGGAGTGCCGCGGCATCCTGCAGGAGTTCTTCGCCCAGCAGCGGGCGCTGGGGAAGAAGTAGGCTCAGGAGAGCGAATAGGGAACAGCGAGAAGCGAATAGCCAGAGGAATGCAAACTCCGGGTGGCACGCCCAGAGGCTTTGCGATGGGCATGGTTTTGATCCCCGTCCGAAGACACGCCCTTCGAAGACTCAGGGCGTGCCAACCGGCTTTGTGGACTTGCGCCCACCAGTTTCCCGCCGCAGAACCTTTCGCAGGTTCACGTTCCCCCCCCCAGCGGATAGAATAGGTGAGTTTCCCAGCGCCCCGCGAGAGGCGCCATGCCGTAACCCGCTGACAGGCTTCGAGATCCGCCATGACCGACCGCCGCAACCTGTTCCACAAAGTGTGGGACCTCCACTCCGTCCGCACCCTCCCCTCCGGTCAGACCCAGCTCTTCATCGGCCTGCACCTGATCCACGAAGTCACCAGCCCCCAGGCCTTCGCCATGCTCCGTGAGCGCGGACTGAAGGCGGCTCACCCCGAACTCACCGTCGCCACCGTCGACCACATCGTGCCGACCGAAGATCAGGCCCGACCGTTCGCCGACAACCTCGCCGAGCAGATGATGTCGGCGATCGAGCAGAACTGCCGCGAGTTCGGCATCCGCCTGTTCGATCTCAAAGACAGCCGGCAGGGCGTCGTCCACATCGTCGGCCCCGAGCAGGGACTGACCCAGCCCGGCATGACCATCGCCTGCGGCGACAGCCATACCAGCACGCACGGCGCGTTCGGGGCCATCGCCTTCGGCATCGGCACCAGTCAGGTCGCCGACGTCCTCGCCACCCAGACCATGGCGATCGGCAAACCGAAGGTCCGCCGGATCGAAGTCACCGGCAAGCTCCGCCCGGGTGTCTTCGCCAAAGACGTGATCCTCCACATCATCCGCAAGCTCGGCGTGCAGGGAGGCGTCGGCTACGCCTACGAATACGCCGGCGAAGTCTTCGACCGCATGTCGATGGAAGAGCGGATGACCGTCTGCAACATGAGCATCGAAGGGGGCGCCCGCTGCGGGTATATCAACCCCGATCAGACGACGGTCGAATACATCCGC harbors:
- a CDS encoding DUF5615 family PIN-like protein, yielding MLRLASDADVNGDLIRGLRRRQSGIDLIRVLDSLDEGASDREVRAWASAENRVLITNDRNAMVGLAFELLMAGQPCPGLIVATNEQSVGGAIDDLLLISEQMSIDEIRDRVVVYLPLRV
- a CDS encoding DUF433 domain-containing protein encodes the protein MHDGETENGIGSDLLPADLLRDNEGGVVRIGRSRISLDLVVECYENGQTPEDIVRNYDTLPLADAYSAIGYYLRNREKTQAYLTRRATEAEVLRGHIETAHPPVSRTALEGRRGAPEEDHAASGQ
- a CDS encoding DUF4926 domain-containing protein — its product is MIAAHSLVVLNQVRPADGLREGDVGTVVHVYGRGEAYEVEFVEGDGATVAVLTLEADNVRPIDAREVLHARRRN
- a CDS encoding ribosomal protein L7/L12, giving the protein MATGQKIEAIKVFREATGVGLAEAKAAVEAGLSEVQAPPALSHPPEQFEQEIVRRLTADGMISTIKWVREQTRMGLKDSKDLVDQIAAKNGVTAKAGGCFGLALLAVTVSATAAGLGLALLVQG
- the tadA gene encoding tRNA adenosine(34) deaminase TadA, with the translated sequence MDLDRPDQLLQPHARWMYAALDLAQQAFLEGEVPVGAVIVHEERIIGAAYNQREQLKDPTAHAEMVAITQAAEALGSWRLLDCTLYCTLEPCPMCAGAIVQARIPTVVYGTTDLKAGACHSLYQITSDPRLNHRATVLAGVLQEECRGILQEFFAQQRALGKK
- the leuC gene encoding 3-isopropylmalate dehydratase large subunit, which translates into the protein MTDRRNLFHKVWDLHSVRTLPSGQTQLFIGLHLIHEVTSPQAFAMLRERGLKAAHPELTVATVDHIVPTEDQARPFADNLAEQMMSAIEQNCREFGIRLFDLKDSRQGVVHIVGPEQGLTQPGMTIACGDSHTSTHGAFGAIAFGIGTSQVADVLATQTMAIGKPKVRRIEVTGKLRPGVFAKDVILHIIRKLGVQGGVGYAYEYAGEVFDRMSMEERMTVCNMSIEGGARCGYINPDQTTVEYIRGRPFAPQGEEFERAAQWWLSLASGPDADFDDRVAYDAADIEPTVTWGINPAQSVGVSENLPISADFSPDDRKGIQEAFQYMGLEEGTPLKGVKIDVAFIGSCTNGRISDLREAAAIVKGHHVAPGVKALVVPGSQLVRKQAMEEGLDKIFEAAGFQWRGAGCSMCLAMNPDKLKGREVCASSSNRNFKGRQGSPTGRTLLMSPAMVAAAALKGAVADVRELL